The following proteins come from a genomic window of Natronosalvus vescus:
- a CDS encoding amidohydrolase: MDDEALVSLRRDLHRKPEPAWREFYTTAKVVETLESLEADLDVFVGPDAIATEHRLALPDRDEIDSWYEQAAEYDVDPDVLESLEGGYTGAVAVLEQGSGPTVGLRVDIDALPQPEADGDDHAPAAEGFRSEHEGAMHACGHDAHATIGIGVIDAIANSDFQGTLKVFFQPAEEVIGGGKSMAKSDHLADVDYLLAVHIGLDHPTGEVVAGVDGFLAVAHLEATFTGEPSHAGGRPEQGRNANQALAAAVQNLYAIPRHSDGPTRVNAGVIEGGTAANIIAEEARLVAEVRGETTELMEYMREKSERVLKAAAEMHDCELEIETGSEAPSATSDQALVSVVADVAGGVDGVEKILERDNLGGSEDATFLMREVQQNGGLACYVGVGTDHPGGHHTSTFDVDEASLRHGIDVLAGAIERVSLEQSSE; encoded by the coding sequence ATGGACGACGAGGCACTCGTCTCGCTACGGCGAGACCTACACCGAAAACCAGAGCCCGCCTGGCGGGAATTCTACACCACGGCCAAAGTCGTCGAGACGCTCGAGTCGCTCGAGGCCGATCTCGACGTGTTCGTCGGCCCGGACGCCATCGCAACCGAGCATCGACTGGCCCTGCCGGATCGGGACGAAATCGATTCCTGGTACGAGCAGGCAGCCGAATACGACGTCGATCCCGACGTCCTCGAGTCGCTCGAGGGAGGGTACACCGGTGCTGTTGCCGTTCTCGAACAGGGATCGGGGCCGACGGTCGGCCTCCGCGTCGACATCGACGCCCTGCCACAGCCGGAAGCCGACGGCGACGACCATGCCCCGGCAGCGGAGGGGTTCCGTTCGGAACACGAGGGAGCGATGCACGCCTGCGGGCACGACGCCCACGCGACCATTGGAATCGGCGTCATCGACGCCATCGCCAACAGCGACTTCCAGGGCACGCTGAAGGTGTTCTTCCAGCCCGCCGAGGAGGTCATCGGGGGCGGGAAGTCGATGGCAAAGAGCGACCACCTCGCCGACGTCGACTACCTGCTGGCGGTGCACATCGGCCTCGACCACCCCACCGGCGAGGTCGTTGCCGGCGTCGACGGCTTCCTCGCGGTGGCCCACCTCGAGGCGACGTTCACCGGCGAGCCGTCCCACGCTGGCGGCCGCCCGGAACAGGGTCGAAACGCGAATCAGGCGCTGGCGGCAGCCGTCCAGAACCTGTACGCCATTCCGCGCCACTCCGATGGCCCCACGCGCGTCAACGCTGGCGTCATCGAAGGCGGAACGGCGGCGAATATCATCGCCGAGGAGGCCCGACTCGTTGCAGAAGTTCGGGGTGAGACGACCGAACTGATGGAGTACATGCGCGAAAAGAGCGAGCGAGTGCTCAAGGCTGCCGCGGAGATGCACGACTGTGAACTCGAGATCGAAACGGGATCGGAGGCCCCCAGTGCGACGAGCGACCAGGCGTTGGTGTCGGTCGTCGCCGACGTCGCTGGTGGGGTCGACGGCGTCGAGAAGATCCTCGAGCGCGATAACCTCGGCGGGAGCGAGGATGCGACGTTCCTGATGCGAGAAGTGCAACAGAACGGTGGCCTCGCGTGCTATGTCGGGGTCGGAACGGATCACCCGGGCGGCCACCACACGTCGACGTTCGACGTGGACGAGGCGAGTCTTCGCCACGGAATAGACGTGCTCGCGGGCGCTATCGAGCGGGTGAGTCTCGAGCAGTCGTCGGAGTAA
- a CDS encoding uS10/mL48 family ribosomal protein — protein MTFVTRLTLQSGDRAALDGIVDDIKTTAEKKGAALKGPHSHPPEKHTVPQHRRLHADDDRKYASWTYTVFTRELEIHGHDNLARNIASQNFPDSVHIEAEVEQIHGMGRGRN, from the coding sequence ATGACCTTCGTCACCCGCCTCACGCTCCAAAGCGGCGACAGAGCCGCTCTCGACGGTATCGTCGACGACATCAAGACCACCGCCGAGAAGAAAGGCGCTGCGCTGAAAGGGCCACACTCCCATCCACCGGAGAAACACACCGTTCCACAGCACCGCCGATTGCACGCCGACGACGACCGGAAGTACGCCTCCTGGACGTACACCGTCTTCACCCGCGAACTCGAGATCCACGGCCACGACAACCTCGCGCGCAACATCGCCTCCCAGAACTTCCCCGACTCGGTGCACATCGAGGCCGAAGTCGAGCAGATTCACGGGATGGGGCGCGGACGTAACTGA
- a CDS encoding bis(5'-nucleosyl)-tetraphosphatase, producing the protein MAVEATSAGAILFRDTRGRREYLLLKSRPGDWEFPKGGVEGDEELQQTAIREIKEEAGIDQFRLLDGFREDYSYVFEANGNTIHKTVHLFVAKSYEASAELSREHRDLQWRDYEQAVNTVTQDGPREILEQAHEYLNDLEDDGEI; encoded by the coding sequence ATGGCAGTCGAAGCTACGAGCGCAGGTGCAATCCTCTTCCGCGATACGCGGGGCCGGCGCGAGTATCTTCTACTCAAGAGCCGCCCGGGCGACTGGGAGTTTCCGAAGGGCGGTGTCGAAGGAGATGAAGAACTTCAGCAGACGGCTATCCGCGAAATCAAGGAAGAGGCAGGTATCGATCAGTTCAGACTACTCGACGGCTTTCGCGAGGACTACAGCTACGTCTTCGAAGCGAACGGCAACACGATCCACAAGACCGTCCACCTGTTCGTCGCGAAATCCTACGAGGCGAGCGCGGAGCTCTCGAGAGAGCACCGCGATCTCCAGTGGCGGGATTACGAACAGGCGGTCAACACCGTCACGCAGGACGGGCCGCGCGAAATCTTAGAGCAGGCTCACGAGTACCTCAACGATCTCGAGGACGACGGCGAGATCTGA